A region of Streptomyces sp. R44 DNA encodes the following proteins:
- a CDS encoding MBL fold metallo-hydrolase: MTSIELTRITPRLHLLDFSIGQAYLWQDEEELTLIDAGWAGTADGIDAAIRSAGLAPERLRRIVLTHCHRDHVGSAQELADRHGAEILAHPLDAPVIRGAAPVPEPDLLDWERPLFEHGLSTPEAPPTRVDREVEDGEELGFGDGAVVVHTPGHTPGSIAVHLPRHGVLFAGDTVASVQGVTFGVFHVDRALALDSMRALAKLAPSVLCCGHGAPVTSDTAAQLTAATHQ, from the coding sequence ATGACATCCATCGAACTCACCCGGATCACCCCGCGACTGCACCTCCTCGACTTCTCCATCGGCCAGGCCTATCTGTGGCAGGACGAGGAGGAGCTGACCCTGATCGATGCCGGCTGGGCCGGCACGGCCGACGGCATCGACGCAGCGATACGGTCCGCCGGCCTCGCCCCGGAGCGACTGCGCCGGATCGTGCTGACCCACTGTCACCGGGACCACGTGGGATCGGCCCAGGAGCTGGCGGACCGGCACGGGGCCGAGATCCTCGCGCACCCGCTCGACGCGCCGGTGATCCGGGGCGCCGCCCCGGTCCCGGAGCCCGACCTCCTGGACTGGGAGCGCCCCCTCTTCGAGCACGGCCTGAGCACGCCCGAGGCGCCGCCGACCCGGGTCGACCGGGAGGTCGAGGACGGCGAGGAGCTGGGCTTCGGCGACGGCGCCGTGGTGGTGCACACCCCCGGCCACACCCCCGGCTCGATCGCCGTCCATCTGCCCCGTCACGGCGTGCTGTTCGCGGGGGACACGGTGGCGTCGGTGCAGGGCGTGACGTTCGGCGTGTTCCATGTCGACCGCGCGCTCGCCCTGGACTCGATGCGGGCCCTCGCGAAGCTCGCCCCTTCGGTGCTGTGCTGCGGGCACGGGGCACCGGTGACCTCGGACACGGCGGCCCAGCTCACGGCGGCAACCCACCAGTGA
- a CDS encoding NUDIX domain-containing protein — MIVWINGTFGAGKSSTARELVDLIPNSTLYDPELTGGGLRRLLPAKRLAEVEDYQDLPIWRRLVVDTAAALLAEVGGVLVVPMTLLRQEYRDEIFGGLAARRIEVRHVLLAPEETILRERIDGRAEYGDPEVDARVREWCHQHLPPYRAALDWLAADAYTLDTSALTAAEAARAVADAVRAGQVASCGIVQTPEPTGETLAAGVLLFDEQDRFLLVDPTYKPGWEFPGGVVEPGEPPARAGMREVAEEIGLELDAVPRLLLVDWERPQPPGYGGLRLLFDGGTLRTADAERLRLPGAELRGWRFVTEQEAEELLPPVRYRRLRWALRARERGTVLNLEAGVPVG, encoded by the coding sequence GTGATCGTCTGGATCAACGGTACGTTCGGTGCGGGAAAGTCCAGCACCGCGCGCGAGCTGGTCGATCTGATCCCGAACAGCACCCTGTACGACCCCGAGCTCACCGGTGGGGGGCTGCGCCGGCTCCTTCCGGCCAAGCGGCTCGCCGAGGTCGAGGACTACCAGGACCTGCCGATCTGGCGCCGTCTGGTCGTCGACACCGCCGCCGCCCTGCTCGCCGAGGTCGGCGGCGTCCTCGTCGTCCCGATGACCCTGCTCCGCCAGGAGTACCGGGACGAGATCTTCGGTGGTCTCGCGGCCCGCCGGATCGAGGTCCGCCATGTGCTGCTCGCTCCGGAGGAAACGATCCTGCGGGAGCGGATCGACGGCCGCGCGGAGTACGGCGATCCCGAGGTCGACGCGCGCGTACGGGAGTGGTGTCACCAGCACCTGCCGCCGTACCGCGCCGCCCTCGACTGGCTCGCCGCCGACGCGTACACGCTCGACACCTCGGCACTCACCGCGGCCGAGGCCGCCCGGGCCGTCGCCGACGCGGTCCGGGCCGGGCAGGTCGCGTCCTGCGGCATCGTCCAGACGCCCGAGCCCACCGGCGAGACCCTCGCCGCCGGCGTCCTGCTCTTCGACGAGCAGGACCGCTTCCTGCTCGTCGACCCCACCTACAAACCCGGCTGGGAGTTCCCCGGCGGCGTCGTCGAGCCCGGCGAACCCCCGGCCCGGGCCGGCATGCGCGAGGTGGCCGAGGAGATAGGCCTCGAACTGGACGCCGTGCCCCGGCTCTTGCTCGTCGACTGGGAGCGCCCGCAGCCCCCCGGCTACGGCGGGCTGCGCCTGCTCTTCGACGGCGGCACGCTCCGTACCGCCGACGCCGAGCGGCTCCGCCTGCCCGGTGCCGAACTCCGCGGCTGGCGGTTCGTCACCGAGCAGGAGGCCGAGGAGCTGCTGCCCCCCGTCCGCTACCGCCGCCTCCGCTGGGCGTTGCGCGCCCGGGAACGCGGCACGGTCCTCAACCTGGAGGCAGGGGTCCCCGTGGGCTGA
- a CDS encoding ROK family protein, which translates to MPTDSATGLVAALDIGGTKIAGALVDGEGRIRVRSRRPTPAREDGETVMAAVEAVLADLAASPLWESAGAVGIGSAGPVDASRGTVSPVNVPGWRDYPLVERVRRATAGRPVTLVGDGVAMTAAEHWLGAARGHADALCLVVSTGVGGGLVLGGRVHPGPTGNAGHIGHIPVDLDGEPCACGGRGCVERIAAGPHLARRAVENGWRPGPDGDVSAAAVAAAAHAGDPIAVAAFARAAQALAAGIAATATLVEIDIAVVGGGVAGAGEVLFAPLRRSLRTYAALSFVRDLTVVPAVTGTDAGLLGAAAAALHAGAGPTG; encoded by the coding sequence ATGCCCACCGACTCCGCCACGGGTCTCGTCGCCGCCCTCGACATCGGGGGCACCAAGATCGCCGGCGCCCTGGTCGACGGCGAGGGCCGCATCCGTGTCCGCTCGCGACGGCCCACGCCCGCGCGTGAGGACGGCGAAACGGTGATGGCGGCGGTCGAGGCGGTCCTCGCCGACCTCGCGGCCTCCCCGCTGTGGGAGTCCGCCGGGGCCGTCGGCATCGGCAGCGCGGGCCCGGTCGACGCCTCGCGGGGGACGGTCAGCCCGGTGAACGTGCCGGGCTGGCGCGACTACCCGCTCGTCGAGCGGGTCCGCCGGGCCACGGCCGGCCGGCCGGTCACCCTCGTCGGCGACGGCGTCGCCATGACCGCCGCCGAGCACTGGCTCGGGGCCGCTCGCGGCCACGCCGACGCCCTGTGCCTCGTGGTCTCCACGGGCGTCGGCGGCGGACTCGTCCTCGGCGGCCGGGTCCACCCCGGACCCACCGGCAACGCCGGTCACATCGGCCACATCCCGGTGGACCTGGACGGCGAGCCCTGCGCGTGCGGCGGACGCGGCTGCGTCGAGCGCATCGCCGCCGGCCCGCACCTGGCGCGCCGCGCCGTGGAGAATGGCTGGCGACCCGGGCCCGACGGTGACGTCTCCGCCGCCGCGGTGGCCGCCGCCGCGCACGCCGGGGACCCGATCGCCGTCGCCGCGTTCGCACGCGCGGCCCAGGCGCTCGCGGCGGGCATCGCCGCCACCGCCACCCTCGTCGAGATCGACATCGCGGTCGTCGGCGGCGGGGTGGCGGGCGCCGGAGAGGTCCTCTTCGCCCCCCTCCGGCGCAGCCTCCGCACCTACGCCGCGCTCTCCTTCGTCCGGGACCTGACGGTCGTCCCGGCGGTCACGGGCACGGACGCCGGCCTTCTCGGAGCCGCGGCGGCGGCCCTGCACGCGGGCGCGGGACCCACGGGCTGA
- a CDS encoding LacI family DNA-binding transcriptional regulator encodes MADIARRTEPRYGNRPTMKDVAARAGVGLKTVSRVVNGEPGVTPDTERRVREAIEALGFRRNDSARVLRKGRTATVGLVLEDLADPFYGPLSRAVEEVARAHGALLFNGSSAEDPDREQELALALCARRVDGLIVIPAGDDHRYLEPEMRAGVATVFVDRPAGRIDADAVLSDSFGGARAGVAHLIAHGHRRIGFIGDRPRIHTAAERLRGYRAAMEDAGLPVRDAWISLGSTDPERVSTAVREMLAAPEPVTALFSGNNRVTVTVVRALARHGRPVALVGFDDIELADLLGVTVVAQDAAALGRTAAERLFRRLDGADEAPERLVLGTTLLVRGSGEIAPPAV; translated from the coding sequence GTGGCCGACATCGCCCGCCGCACCGAGCCCCGCTACGGCAATCGGCCCACGATGAAGGACGTCGCCGCCAGGGCGGGCGTCGGACTCAAGACCGTGTCCCGGGTGGTCAACGGCGAGCCGGGCGTCACCCCGGACACCGAGCGCCGGGTCCGGGAGGCCATCGAGGCGCTCGGCTTCCGCCGCAACGACAGCGCGCGGGTCCTGCGCAAGGGCAGGACGGCGACCGTCGGGCTGGTCCTCGAAGACCTCGCCGACCCCTTCTACGGGCCGCTCAGCCGGGCGGTCGAGGAGGTCGCGCGGGCGCACGGGGCTCTGCTGTTCAACGGCTCCAGCGCCGAGGACCCCGACCGGGAACAGGAGTTGGCACTCGCGCTCTGCGCGCGCCGGGTCGACGGGCTCATCGTCATCCCCGCCGGCGACGACCACCGGTATCTGGAGCCCGAGATGCGGGCCGGTGTCGCCACGGTCTTCGTCGACCGGCCCGCCGGACGCATCGACGCCGACGCCGTCCTCTCCGACAGCTTCGGCGGGGCACGCGCGGGCGTGGCCCATCTGATCGCGCACGGCCACCGCCGGATCGGCTTCATCGGCGACCGTCCCCGCATCCACACGGCGGCCGAGCGGCTGCGCGGCTACCGCGCGGCGATGGAGGACGCGGGCCTCCCGGTCCGGGACGCCTGGATCTCCCTCGGATCCACCGACCCGGAGCGGGTGAGCACCGCGGTACGGGAGATGCTGGCGGCGCCCGAACCCGTGACGGCCCTGTTCTCGGGGAACAACCGGGTCACCGTGACCGTGGTCCGTGCCCTCGCCCGGCACGGCCGGCCGGTCGCCCTGGTCGGCTTCGACGACATCGAGCTTGCCGATCTGCTCGGCGTCACCGTCGTCGCCCAGGACGCCGCCGCCCTGGGCCGGACGGCGGCCGAGCGCCTCTTCCGGCGCCTCGACGGGGCGGACGAGGCGCCGGAGCGGCTGGTGCTCGGCACGACGCTGCTCGTCCGCGGATCGGGCGAGATCGCGCCGCCGGCCGTCTGA
- a CDS encoding protein kinase codes for MSSGENGRLAGRYRIVRQLGRGGMGVVWRAVDEVLGREVAVKELRTYSDAAAPELADLRLRMTREARAAARVRHPGVVAVHDVTEHEGRPVIVMELVEGPSLDGVLGERGTIDPAEAARIGAHVLEALAAAHDVGVLHRDVKPGNILLDRSGRIVLTDFGIATMEDPGDGSATHLTRSGEIVGSLDFLAPERAQGQDPGPASDVWAVGATLYAAVEGSSPFRRTSTWSTLAAIVTEPLPEPRRAGPLTPVLLRLLDKDPASRPTAREAARLLAEVARTAPGPEGEGAGAAQGTTAQGTTAQEPPVAESTVAETPAGGTPAGGTPAPGTPALGTPAVGAPALGTPAVGAPPSHPYASPVEPNPYVGAAAGTPSTPPHGGAFGPALPVPPVQLDAGTGGRAATRAARRAGTKPRRGNVLVAAAVAAVLLAGGGITYALMDHGDSARAGGETQQDGDQGGAGGDPGHVLDPGSSAAPSGQPSGTATPSGGPTPSGRESGAAAGGAPATAGPGTDGSDPGSAAGGSTAGGAGSDTASGAGGGGGSTAPGKPGGGTTTAGGTSTAGGSSAGGTTAAPTTEAPPAASGCTASGSSATCQVVRSATTTRYDGGEMGTVGAGPHSFSCQVDLDRTETYGGSTSRWFARTDDDSGNTNVYLSVLHLSGGAGGGPVAGLRIC; via the coding sequence GTGTCATCGGGGGAGAACGGACGGCTCGCGGGCCGCTACAGAATCGTGCGGCAGCTCGGGCGCGGAGGCATGGGCGTCGTCTGGCGGGCCGTCGACGAGGTCCTCGGCCGCGAGGTGGCCGTCAAGGAACTCCGCACGTACTCGGACGCGGCCGCCCCCGAACTGGCCGACCTGCGCCTGCGGATGACCCGCGAGGCCCGCGCCGCCGCCCGCGTCCGCCACCCCGGAGTCGTGGCCGTCCACGACGTCACCGAGCACGAGGGACGGCCGGTCATCGTCATGGAGCTCGTCGAGGGGCCCTCCCTCGACGGCGTCCTCGGCGAGCGCGGCACGATCGACCCCGCCGAGGCCGCCCGCATCGGCGCCCACGTCCTGGAGGCGCTGGCCGCCGCGCACGACGTCGGCGTCCTCCACCGGGACGTCAAGCCCGGCAACATCCTGCTCGACAGGTCCGGCCGGATCGTCCTCACCGACTTCGGCATCGCCACCATGGAGGACCCCGGCGACGGCTCCGCCACCCACCTCACCCGCAGCGGCGAGATCGTCGGCTCCCTCGACTTCCTCGCCCCCGAGCGCGCCCAGGGACAGGACCCGGGGCCCGCGTCGGACGTGTGGGCGGTGGGAGCGACCCTCTACGCGGCGGTCGAGGGCTCCTCGCCCTTCCGCCGTACGTCGACCTGGTCGACCCTCGCCGCCATCGTCACCGAACCCCTCCCGGAGCCGCGCCGCGCCGGACCCCTCACCCCCGTCCTGCTCCGCCTCCTGGACAAGGACCCCGCCTCCCGCCCGACCGCACGCGAGGCGGCGCGCCTGCTCGCGGAGGTGGCGCGGACGGCGCCGGGACCGGAAGGGGAGGGGGCGGGGGCCGCTCAGGGGACGACAGCTCAGGGGACGACTGCTCAGGAGCCGCCGGTCGCGGAATCGACCGTCGCGGAGACGCCCGCCGGGGGAACACCTGCCGGGGGGACGCCCGCGCCGGGGACGCCCGCGCTGGGGACGCCCGCTGTGGGGGCGCCCGCGCTGGGGACGCCCGCTGTGGGGGCGCCTCCGTCGCATCCGTACGCGAGTCCCGTGGAGCCGAACCCGTACGTCGGGGCGGCCGCGGGCACGCCGTCGACCCCGCCGCACGGCGGGGCCTTCGGCCCGGCCCTCCCCGTGCCGCCCGTACAGCTCGACGCGGGCACCGGCGGACGCGCGGCGACGCGAGCCGCCCGGCGCGCCGGGACGAAGCCGCGCCGGGGGAACGTGCTGGTCGCCGCCGCCGTGGCCGCCGTCCTCCTGGCCGGCGGTGGCATCACGTACGCCCTCATGGACCACGGCGACAGCGCGCGGGCCGGCGGCGAGACCCAGCAGGACGGGGACCAGGGCGGCGCCGGGGGCGACCCCGGCCATGTCCTGGACCCGGGGAGCAGCGCCGCGCCCTCCGGGCAGCCGAGCGGCACCGCGACCCCCTCCGGCGGCCCCACCCCCTCCGGTCGGGAGTCGGGCGCGGCGGCCGGCGGAGCACCGGCGACCGCCGGTCCGGGCACGGACGGCTCGGATCCGGGCTCGGCGGCGGGCGGTTCGACCGCCGGCGGTGCCGGTTCGGACACCGCGTCCGGGGCGGGCGGCGGAGGCGGCTCGACGGCCCCGGGCAAGCCCGGCGGGGGCACCACGACGGCCGGCGGCACGAGCACGGCCGGGGGCTCCTCCGCGGGAGGCACCACCGCCGCGCCCACCACCGAGGCCCCTCCGGCGGCCTCCGGCTGCACCGCCTCCGGCTCCTCCGCGACCTGCCAGGTCGTCCGGAGCGCCACCACGACCCGGTACGACGGAGGCGAGATGGGCACGGTCGGCGCCGGCCCGCACTCCTTCTCCTGCCAGGTCGACCTCGACCGGACCGAGACGTACGGCGGAAGCACCAGCCGCTGGTTCGCCCGCACCGACGACGACAGCGGCAACACCAACGTCTACCTCAGCGTGCTCCACCTCTCGGGCGGTGCCGGCGGCGGCCCCGTGGCCGGCCTGCGGATCTGCTGA
- a CDS encoding aldolase/citrate lyase family protein — protein sequence MGQQEKVSTSLAGAVSEGISASLAAVDAELDRRYPGDPGTRQPVHTVYVPGNVFDAGTIRSWGDQALAALDEHAPDAASFAGVLGLSDDLAEDVYGRVRAKLEREPIEDLRVDFEDGYAGQDEDQDAARAARLINEAYADSTAAPYMGIRMKCMEAAVRDRGIRTTDIFLTGLLENGGLPDGLVLTLPKVTYPEQVSAFVRLLEAFEKAHGLDAGRLGFEIQIETSQSILAADGTAAVARMIDAAEGRATGLHYGTFDYSACLGVSAAYQASDHPAADHAKAIMQVAAAGTGVRVSDGSTNVLPVGSTEHVHEAWRLHYGLTRRALARAYYQGWDMHPGHIPTRYAAVFAFYREGFETAAKRLSAYANHAGGDVMDEPATAKALSSYLLRGLQCGALDTAEVDALTGMTRADLDRFAAPRRGDLTATTDR from the coding sequence ATGGGTCAGCAGGAGAAGGTGTCGACGAGCCTCGCAGGCGCGGTCAGCGAGGGCATCAGCGCCTCCCTCGCAGCGGTGGACGCCGAGCTCGACCGGCGCTACCCGGGAGACCCCGGCACCCGCCAGCCCGTCCACACCGTCTACGTACCCGGCAACGTCTTCGACGCCGGCACCATCCGCTCCTGGGGCGACCAGGCACTCGCCGCCCTCGACGAGCACGCCCCCGACGCCGCCTCCTTCGCCGGTGTCCTCGGCCTCTCCGACGACCTCGCCGAGGACGTCTACGGCCGCGTACGGGCCAAGCTGGAGCGCGAGCCCATCGAGGACCTCCGCGTCGACTTCGAGGACGGCTACGCGGGCCAGGACGAGGATCAGGACGCCGCCCGCGCCGCCCGCCTGATCAACGAGGCGTACGCCGACAGCACCGCCGCCCCGTACATGGGCATCCGGATGAAGTGCATGGAGGCCGCCGTACGCGACCGCGGCATCCGCACCACCGACATCTTCCTCACCGGCCTCCTGGAGAACGGCGGCCTCCCCGACGGCCTCGTCCTCACTCTCCCCAAGGTCACCTACCCCGAGCAGGTCTCCGCCTTCGTCCGCCTCCTGGAGGCCTTCGAGAAGGCCCACGGCCTCGACGCCGGCCGCCTCGGCTTCGAGATCCAGATCGAGACCAGCCAGTCCATCCTCGCCGCCGACGGCACCGCCGCCGTCGCCCGCATGATCGACGCCGCCGAGGGCCGCGCCACCGGCCTCCACTACGGCACCTTCGACTACAGCGCCTGCCTCGGCGTCTCCGCCGCCTACCAGGCCAGCGACCACCCGGCCGCCGACCACGCCAAGGCGATCATGCAGGTCGCCGCCGCCGGCACCGGCGTCCGCGTCTCCGACGGCTCCACCAACGTCCTGCCCGTCGGCAGCACCGAGCACGTCCACGAGGCCTGGCGCCTGCACTACGGCCTCACCCGCCGCGCCCTCGCCCGCGCGTACTACCAGGGCTGGGACATGCACCCCGGCCACATCCCCACCCGCTACGCCGCCGTCTTCGCCTTCTACCGCGAGGGCTTCGAGACCGCCGCCAAGCGCCTCTCCGCCTACGCCAACCACGCCGGCGGCGACGTCATGGACGAGCCCGCCACCGCCAAGGCCCTCTCCTCCTACCTGCTGCGCGGCCTCCAGTGCGGCGCCCTCGACACCGCCGAGGTCGACGCCCTCACCGGCATGACGCGCGCCGACCTCGACCGCTTCGCCGCCCCGCGCCGAGGCGACCTCACCGCCACCACTGATCGCTAA
- a CDS encoding electron transfer flavoprotein subunit alpha/FixB family protein produces the protein MAEILVYVDHVDGAVRKPTLELLTLARRLGDPVAVALGNGAADTAAALAEHGAVKVLAADAPEFAEYLVVPKVDALQAAVTAVSPAAVLVPSSAEGKEIAARLAVRIGSGIITDAVDLEAGDEGPVATQSAFAASFTTKSRVSKGTPVITVKPNSAPVEAAPAAGAVEALAVSFGALATGTKVTARTPRESTGRPELTEAAIVVSGGRGVNGAENFAIIEALADSLGAAVGASRAAVDAGWYPHSNQVGQTGKSVSPQLYIASGISGAIQHRAGMQTSKTIVAINKDAEAPIFDLVDYGVVGDLFDVVPQLTEEVKSRKG, from the coding sequence ATGGCTGAGATTCTCGTCTACGTCGACCACGTCGACGGAGCCGTCCGCAAGCCCACCCTGGAGCTGCTGACCCTCGCCCGCCGCCTCGGCGACCCGGTCGCCGTCGCCCTCGGCAACGGCGCCGCCGACACCGCCGCCGCGCTCGCCGAGCACGGCGCCGTGAAGGTCCTCGCCGCCGACGCCCCCGAGTTCGCCGAGTACCTCGTCGTCCCCAAGGTCGACGCGCTCCAGGCCGCCGTCACCGCCGTCTCCCCGGCCGCCGTGCTCGTCCCGTCCTCCGCCGAGGGCAAGGAGATCGCCGCCCGCCTCGCGGTGCGCATCGGTTCCGGCATCATCACGGACGCCGTGGACCTGGAGGCCGGTGACGAGGGCCCGGTCGCGACGCAGTCCGCGTTCGCCGCCTCCTTCACCACCAAGTCCCGTGTCTCCAAGGGCACCCCGGTCATCACGGTCAAGCCGAACTCGGCCCCCGTGGAGGCCGCCCCGGCCGCCGGCGCCGTCGAGGCCCTCGCGGTCTCCTTCGGCGCGCTGGCCACCGGCACCAAGGTCACGGCCCGCACCCCGCGCGAGTCGACCGGCCGCCCGGAGCTGACCGAGGCCGCGATCGTGGTCTCCGGCGGCCGCGGCGTCAACGGTGCCGAGAACTTCGCGATCATCGAGGCGCTCGCCGACTCGCTCGGTGCCGCCGTCGGCGCCTCGCGCGCCGCCGTCGACGCCGGCTGGTACCCGCACTCCAACCAGGTCGGCCAGACCGGCAAGTCGGTCTCGCCGCAGCTGTACATCGCCTCCGGCATCTCCGGCGCGATCCAGCACCGCGCGGGCATGCAGACCTCGAAGACCATCGTCGCCATCAACAAGGACGCCGAGGCTCCGATCTTCGACCTCGTCGACTACGGCGTCGTCGGCGACCTCTTCGACGTCGTCCCGCAGCTGACCGAAGAGGTCAAGTCCCGCAAGGGCTGA